A stretch of the Planktothricoides raciborskii GIHE-MW2 genome encodes the following:
- a CDS encoding CHAT domain-containing protein, with amino-acid sequence MNYQNQAKIKLISGVILASTTLAIPVNAQPITPAADGTGTIVNQQDNIINITGGQRSADGGNLFHSFDQFGVNTGQTANFQSSPEINNILGRVVGGNASIINGILQVTGGNSNLFLMNPAGILFGPNASLNVPADFTATTATSIGFGNNNWFQSIGDNNWANLVGNPSDFSFNLAQPGWVVNFADLTLNSGQNLTLLGGGILNSGNLSAPGRNISIAAVPGESLVRISQPGNILSLDIATPGLNQGVINPLSLPQLLTGGSQILDATQVQHNPDGTITLTSSAVTIDPNTDNGLVLAAGDVTTETGGQVNVLTGGGNIILDQVNSDKVNINANGGNIAQVNSDSLINASAVQLQTVGAGGIGLETEPLRLEANNLEATAGSSGAFFYVPNGDVTIGGVTDELTGISTYGSGDISLQAEGNITVIEDISTSDDIQSGDITLTSNAGAIDTTGGSLNTTYTSTSSDEGYAGFITLTAEQDIYTGSISVSIPDYVWGFTGDITLISNAGVIDTTGGSLDILANLGHLGSVSLTAEGDIYTSSIQSWAISLSSNNGAINTTGGLLHVHSPGLDSSGSVTLDAAGDIHTGSISSFAAHSTSNITLTSDGVIDTTGGSIDISAGEDASSVTLDAAGDIKTGSISLSGDLSSGDITLNSGDVIDTTGGSIDISADYGTAGSVTLTAVGDIRATDISLSGDDVGYINLNSGGAIDTTGGSIDTGSKGSGSVTLTAEGNINTGDIFTSPDFWGGDITLISNSGAIDTTGGLIDASSYEDAGSIALTAALDIHTSSITSDSEVGRGGKITLESTSGSIDTSAGQLDSHSQEGSGGHIEIDASGHILTGFVSSYSQSLSADSYSGNIWITSHNGSIDTSAGQLDSHSQEGSAGHIEIDASGDILTGFVSSYNQSSSADSYSGDIWITSHNGSINTTIGNLSGEAQISPIDDVSSVEVASIFNNAQANLASYAHSGTGGNVILKANGDITTSHISTFGSQSSGNVNIISNNGAINTGVIFSFSQLNNAGDVTLNAAGNISTSHISAWGNQQGGNIIIDAGNIAGQLNNDNPCECVNLLGTEPTPSFNIGSATIQSFSQVGHAGNVTITTRGDTNLGGDENRHAIRSAGYTEGGDISIFSLGNINSLGNIETFSDSGIGGDVSLKANGSVVLRNIRTFGLIESGDLIILSCENLVKTGLVETVAPNGTSGNIQINTYGTEGNIQTAELVSAGEDGSGNITVVAEDGSVITENIASTATDGDSGDITVIAEDDVETGDITSEGDDNSGDISVNSYEGSVTTGDVTTTAENGNSGDVNVAAQNNVQTGDITSQSSQNSGDISVNSDEGSVTTGNVATVAQNGNSGDVTVAAQDNVQTGNITSQASQNSGDISVNSDEGSLTTGNVATVAQNGNSGDVTVAAQDNVQTGNITSQASQNSGNISVNSNAGFATAGNVATVAENGSSGNIVLRANNDIYTLNISSLGNENSGNISVSSATGSVTTANLETVAETGNSGDVDLTASQDINTGDISSIAGNNSGDIAATSNEGSISTGNIETIAHQGIAGDITLNAQDDINTGDITSSGEIESGDITLNSTEGVVKTGEISTDTGKININQDGLNDSKDNPANLVSLNNLPLNFSELTTILNHENHNNFTENNSQKPAQQILENIPVLTSNAIQTSIDDRISTIEESRTSEFADFLGSSAENQVITTASAREILGSMAQQTGTQSAVVYVTAYDDQLELILFTADGSPIRAAVPEANRQALMQKVTEFREAITHPAKRRSNSYLASAQQLYQWLIAPIESELQAAKIDTILFSMDSGLRGLPIAALHDGQQFLVEKYSLSLIPSVSLMDARYQSLQGTKVLAMGANTFPDMNPLPGVAVELNVITQNLWPGTQLFNQEFTRENLQEEREHHGYDIVHLATHADFTPGQNNQTFIYFWNDKLPLDDLRDLGLNHPATELLVLSACRTAVGDEIAELGFAGLAVRTGVKSALASLWSIDDTATLGFMVEFYESLHSAPIKAEALRQAQVAMIHNQLQFSSSELPGSKQLNEATLPPELVRVQNMNLSHPYFWSGFTMIGSPW; translated from the coding sequence ATGAACTACCAAAATCAAGCCAAAATCAAGCTAATCTCAGGGGTTATTCTCGCCTCCACAACCCTGGCTATTCCGGTGAATGCCCAACCCATCACCCCCGCAGCCGATGGCACCGGCACCATAGTTAATCAACAAGATAATATCATCAATATTACTGGCGGTCAACGGTCAGCAGACGGCGGCAACTTATTTCATAGTTTTGACCAATTTGGCGTTAATACTGGGCAAACTGCCAACTTTCAATCATCCCCAGAAATCAACAACATTTTAGGGCGAGTAGTCGGCGGTAATGCCTCCATAATTAATGGCATATTGCAAGTCACAGGCGGCAATTCTAACTTATTCTTAATGAACCCAGCGGGAATTCTCTTTGGGCCAAATGCCAGCCTAAATGTACCCGCAGATTTTACCGCTACCACCGCCACATCTATTGGCTTTGGCAATAATAATTGGTTTCAATCTATTGGCGACAATAACTGGGCGAACTTAGTCGGCAATCCCAGTGATTTTAGCTTTAATTTAGCCCAACCAGGATGGGTAGTTAACTTTGCCGACTTAACCTTAAATTCCGGGCAAAATTTAACCTTATTAGGTGGCGGCATTCTCAACAGTGGAAATCTATCCGCACCCGGAAGAAATATTAGTATTGCCGCCGTCCCAGGGGAAAGCCTAGTCAGAATTAGTCAACCGGGGAATATTCTCAGTTTAGATATCGCCACACCGGGATTAAATCAAGGAGTAATTAATCCTTTATCTCTACCACAACTATTGACCGGAGGCAGTCAAATTCTTGACGCCACTCAAGTGCAACATAACCCTGATGGCACCATTACTTTAACCAGTTCAGCCGTCACTATAGACCCGAATACTGATAACGGGTTAGTATTAGCTGCTGGTGACGTGACAACAGAAACCGGCGGTCAGGTAAATGTTTTAACAGGTGGCGGAAACATCATCCTAGACCAAGTGAATAGTGACAAGGTTAATATCAATGCCAATGGCGGAAATATTGCTCAGGTTAATAGCGATTCTTTGATTAATGCCAGTGCAGTTCAACTGCAAACTGTAGGGGCAGGAGGTATTGGTTTAGAAACCGAACCTTTGCGTCTGGAAGCGAATAATTTAGAAGCCACTGCTGGCAGTAGTGGCGCATTTTTTTATGTGCCAAATGGCGATGTGACGATTGGCGGTGTCACCGATGAGTTGACCGGGATTTCTACATATGGTAGTGGTGATATAAGTCTGCAAGCAGAGGGAAATATTACGGTAATTGAGGATATTTCTACATCTGATGATATTCAAAGTGGCGATATCACTTTAACCAGTAATGCTGGTGCCATTGATACAACTGGCGGGTCACTCAATACTACTTATACTAGCACTTCGTCTGATGAAGGATATGCCGGTTTTATAACCTTAACTGCCGAACAGGATATTTACACAGGTAGCATAAGCGTATCTATACCAGATTATGTCTGGGGCTTTACTGGAGATATTACTCTGATTAGCAATGCTGGCGTCATTGATACAACTGGCGGGTCACTGGATATTCTGGCTAATTTAGGACATCTCGGTTCTGTAAGCTTAACTGCCGAGGGCGATATTTACACCAGTAGCATTCAATCATGGGCGATTAGTTTATCGAGTAACAATGGTGCGATCAATACGACTGGCGGTTTACTTCATGTTCATTCGCCTGGTTTAGACAGTTCCGGTTCTGTGACATTAGATGCCGCAGGCGATATTCACACAGGTAGCATATCTTCATTTGCAGCACATTCTACAAGTAATATCACTTTAACTAGCGATGGTGTTATTGATACCACTGGTGGGTCAATCGATATTTCGGCTGGTGAAGATGCTAGTTCTGTCACATTAGATGCGGCAGGTGATATTAAAACAGGCAGCATATCTTTATCTGGTGATTTATCGAGTGGCGATATCACTTTGAATAGCGGTGATGTCATTGACACAACTGGTGGATCGATCGATATTTCCGCTGATTATGGAACTGCCGGTTCTGTCACTTTAACTGCGGTAGGAGATATTCGTGCAACTGATATATCTTTATCTGGTGACGATGTGGGTTATATTAATTTGAATAGCGGTGGTGCCATTGATACAACGGGTGGATCGATCGATACTGGTTCCAAAGGCTCTGGTTCTGTCACCTTGACTGCTGAAGGGAATATTAACACAGGTGACATATTTACATCTCCTGATTTCTGGGGTGGTGACATCACTCTGATCAGCAATAGTGGTGCAATTGATACAACTGGGGGGTTAATTGATGCTTCATCTTACGAAGATGCCGGTTCTATTGCTTTAACTGCCGCACTAGATATTCATACCAGTTCAATAACATCAGATTCCGAAGTAGGTCGTGGCGGTAAGATCACTTTAGAAAGCACTAGCGGATCCATTGACACCAGTGCTGGTCAACTTGATTCTCATTCCCAGGAAGGTTCAGGAGGCCATATCGAGATTGATGCTAGTGGACATATTCTTACAGGGTTTGTAAGTTCTTATAGCCAAAGTTTGTCGGCTGATTCTTACAGCGGAAATATTTGGATCACCAGTCATAATGGCAGTATTGACACCAGTGCTGGTCAACTTGACTCTCATTCCCAGGAAGGTTCAGCAGGCCATATCGAGATCGATGCTAGTGGAGATATTCTTACAGGGTTTGTAAGTTCTTATAACCAAAGTTCGTCTGCTGACTCTTACAGTGGAGATATTTGGATCACCAGTCATAATGGCAGCATTAATACAACAATTGGCAACTTATCTGGGGAAGCCCAAATTAGTCCCATCGATGACGTATCTTCTGTTGAAGTCGCATCAATATTTAACAATGCCCAAGCTAATCTTGCATCTTATGCTCACAGCGGTACAGGGGGCAATGTAATTCTCAAAGCGAATGGTGATATTACCACCTCTCACATCAGCACTTTTGGGTCACAAAGCAGTGGCAATGTCAATATCATCAGTAACAATGGCGCAATTAATACCGGGGTAATCTTCTCTTTTTCCCAATTGAACAATGCTGGTGATGTTACTCTGAATGCTGCGGGTAATATTAGTACCTCTCATATTAGTGCTTGGGGAAATCAACAAGGAGGAAATATTATCATTGATGCGGGTAATATTGCTGGTCAACTCAATAATGATAATCCCTGTGAATGCGTAAATCTTCTGGGTACAGAACCCACTCCTAGTTTCAATATTGGTTCCGCAACGATTCAATCTTTTTCTCAAGTCGGTCATGCGGGGAATGTCACAATTACCACCCGTGGCGATACGAACCTAGGCGGTGATGAAAATCGCCATGCCATTCGCTCTGCGGGATACACCGAAGGCGGTGATATTAGTATTTTCAGTTTGGGCAATATTAACAGTCTGGGAAATATTGAAACTTTTTCAGATAGTGGTATTGGTGGCGATGTTTCCTTAAAGGCTAACGGCAGTGTCGTCCTCAGAAATATTCGCACATTCGGTCTAATTGAAAGCGGCGATCTGATCATTCTTAGCTGTGAAAATCTGGTGAAGACTGGCTTGGTAGAAACCGTTGCCCCCAATGGCACTTCCGGCAATATTCAAATCAACACTTATGGCACCGAAGGCAATATTCAAACTGCGGAATTGGTCTCTGCCGGTGAGGACGGTTCGGGAAATATTACCGTAGTGGCTGAAGATGGTTCTGTGATTACAGAAAATATTGCTTCGACTGCTACAGATGGAGATTCTGGTGATATTACTGTTATTGCTGAAGATGATGTTGAAACTGGTGATATTACCTCTGAGGGTGATGATAATAGTGGCGATATTTCCGTGAATAGTTATGAGGGTTCTGTCACCACTGGTGATGTCACAACCACTGCCGAAAATGGCAACAGTGGCGATGTCAATGTGGCTGCCCAAAATAATGTACAAACTGGTGATATTACCTCTCAATCTAGTCAAAATAGTGGCGATATTTCTGTTAATAGTGATGAGGGTTCTGTCACCACTGGTAATGTGGCAACCGTTGCCCAAAATGGCAATAGTGGCGATGTCACGGTGGCGGCTCAAGATAATGTACAAACCGGAAATATTACCTCCCAAGCTAGTCAAAATAGTGGCGATATTTCTGTGAATAGTGATGAGGGTTCTCTCACCACTGGTAATGTGGCAACCGTTGCCCAAAATGGCAATAGTGGCGATGTCACGGTGGCGGCTCAAGATAATGTACAAACCGGAAATATTACCTCCCAAGCTAGTCAAAATAGTGGCAATATTTCTGTCAATAGTAACGCCGGTTTTGCTACTGCTGGGAATGTGGCCACGGTTGCCGAAAATGGCAGCAGTGGCAATATTGTCCTGCGGGCAAATAACGATATTTACACCCTAAATATTAGCTCGCTTGGTAATGAGAATAGTGGGAATATTTCTGTGAGCAGCGCAACGGGAAGTGTCACCACAGCCAACCTGGAAACTGTAGCAGAAACTGGCAATTCAGGTGATGTTGATTTAACGGCTAGTCAAGATATTAATACCGGAGATATTAGCTCGATCGCGGGCAACAATAGTGGTGATATTGCTGCTACCAGTAACGAAGGATCTATTTCTACGGGAAATATTGAAACTATTGCCCACCAAGGAATTGCCGGAGATATTACCCTGAATGCCCAAGACGATATTAATACTGGCGATATTACTTCTAGCGGTGAAATTGAGAGTGGGGATATTACCCTGAATAGTACCGAAGGGGTTGTAAAAACTGGAGAAATTTCCACCGATACGGGAAAAATTAATATTAATCAAGACGGGCTGAATGATTCAAAAGACAATCCAGCAAATTTAGTAAGTTTGAATAATTTGCCGCTAAATTTTTCTGAATTAACTACAATTTTGAACCATGAAAATCATAATAATTTTACCGAAAATAATTCTCAGAAACCGGCTCAACAAATTCTCGAAAATATTCCAGTATTAACTAGCAATGCGATCCAAACTTCTATAGACGATCGCATCTCAACCATAGAAGAAAGTCGCACCAGTGAATTTGCTGATTTTTTGGGCAGTTCTGCCGAAAATCAGGTGATTACCACCGCTTCAGCGCGAGAAATTTTAGGCAGCATGGCCCAGCAAACGGGCACCCAGTCTGCGGTGGTTTATGTCACCGCTTATGACGATCAATTAGAACTGATATTATTCACCGCTGATGGGTCGCCAATTCGGGCAGCAGTTCCCGAAGCAAATCGTCAAGCTTTGATGCAAAAAGTGACAGAGTTTCGCGAAGCAATTACTCATCCGGCTAAACGGCGTAGCAACAGTTATTTAGCTTCAGCCCAACAACTTTATCAATGGCTAATTGCCCCCATTGAGTCCGAATTACAAGCAGCAAAAATTGATACTATATTATTCAGTATGGATTCGGGTTTACGGGGTTTACCCATTGCTGCTTTACATGATGGTCAACAGTTTTTGGTAGAAAAATATAGCCTGAGTTTGATTCCTTCAGTTAGCTTGATGGATGCCCGCTATCAATCCCTGCAAGGGACAAAGGTTTTGGCAATGGGGGCGAATACTTTCCCGGATATGAATCCTTTACCTGGAGTCGCTGTGGAGTTAAATGTAATTACCCAGAATCTTTGGCCAGGAACTCAGTTGTTCAATCAGGAGTTTACGAGAGAAAATTTGCAGGAAGAACGAGAACATCATGGCTATGATATTGTCCATTTAGCCACTCATGCTGATTTTACCCCAGGGCAAAATAACCAAACATTTATTTACTTCTGGAATGATAAGTTGCCCTTAGATGATTTGCGTGATTTGGGGCTGAATCATCCTGCTACTGAGTTATTAGTTTTGTCCGCTTGTCGCACCGCAGTGGGTGATGAAATTGCCGAGTTAGGATTTGCTGGTTTGGCGGTTCGTACCGGGGTAAAATCCGCTTTGGCAAGTCTATGGTCTATCGATGATACGGCTACTTTGGGTTTTATGGTGGAGTTTTATGAATCTCTCCATTCTGCCCCAATTAAGGCTGAGGCTTTGCGTCAAGCACAAGTGGCAATGATTCATAATCAATTACAGTTTTCTAGTAGTGAATTGCCTGGGTCTAAGCAGTTAAATGAGGCTACTTTGCCCCCAGAGTTGGTGCGAGTGCAGAATATGAATTTGTCCCATCCTTATTTCTGGTCTGGATTTACGATGATTGGTTCTCCGTGGTAG
- a CDS encoding Uma2 family endonuclease — protein sequence MTPITAEKPTINIAFPQWQPATWDDYVAWRDNPNLEQDVRLFFNQGYLWANMGNEGINHARFNDLFTLVFFVWFSRKKGLLVDSLSGCVIEKPPKQAAAPDKVLYIGGGSPQWSEGEPRRINLERWRVPDLVGEIADTTLATDLDEKKQLYAALGIPEYWVVDIKGRQVLAFRLQSDGKYQQIAVSVALAGLPISLLSEMLEQMTEGNNINAAVWFNQQLADLEKLGNSET from the coding sequence ATGACTCCTATAACTGCTGAAAAACCCACCATTAATATCGCTTTTCCCCAATGGCAACCCGCCACCTGGGATGATTATGTAGCATGGCGGGACAATCCGAACTTGGAACAGGATGTTAGGCTATTTTTTAACCAGGGATATCTTTGGGCTAATATGGGTAACGAAGGAATTAACCACGCAAGATTTAACGATTTATTCACACTGGTATTTTTTGTCTGGTTTTCTCGGAAAAAGGGGTTGCTAGTGGACTCTTTGAGCGGTTGTGTGATTGAAAAACCGCCAAAGCAAGCAGCGGCTCCTGATAAAGTGTTGTATATCGGTGGTGGTTCGCCTCAATGGTCAGAGGGAGAACCGCGACGAATTAATCTGGAACGTTGGCGAGTTCCTGATTTAGTGGGGGAAATAGCTGATACTACTTTAGCGACAGATTTAGATGAGAAAAAACAGCTTTATGCGGCGTTGGGAATTCCCGAATATTGGGTAGTGGATATTAAGGGACGGCAAGTGCTGGCATTCCGGTTACAATCTGATGGGAAATATCAGCAAATTGCCGTTTCTGTAGCTTTGGCAGGATTGCCGATTTCCCTGTTATCGGAAATGTTAGAACAGATGACTGAGGGGAATAATATTAATGCGGCGGTTTGGTTTAATCAGCAGCTTGCTGATTTGGAGAAGTTGGGGAACTCAGAAACCTAG